A DNA window from Helianthus annuus cultivar XRQ/B chromosome 15, HanXRQr2.0-SUNRISE, whole genome shotgun sequence contains the following coding sequences:
- the LOC110910603 gene encoding uncharacterized protein LOC110910603 yields MVLLQSPQLHWVLVRYILHIHPKFPHSNATSYKWAFGEERLAMAESMLEATLQYQFGQHKALPTPSEWTSLVERFLPRQIATTPTPDTIKWYLNIHERYLLMETLTKEDASNSSMWVCWCCK; encoded by the exons ATGGTCTTACTCCAAAGTCCACAGCTACAT TGGGTTCTAGTTAGATATATATTACACATACACCCAAAGTTTCCTCATTCGAATGCTACTTCTTACAAATGGGCATTTGGTG AGGAAAGGCTTGCTATGGCAGAATCGATGTTGGAGGCTACCTTGCAGTACCAATTTGGCCAACATAAGGCACTGCCTACCCCAAG TGAGTGGACTTCGCTTGTGGAGCGATTTCTGCCAAGACAGATCGCTACAACTCCTACTCCTGACACGATAAAGTGGTATTTGAATATACATGAGCGTTACCTTTTGATG GAAACTCTGACAAAAGAAGATGCCAGCAATTCGAGCATGTGGGTTTGCTGGTGTTGCAAGTGA